GTAGGTGGAGATATAGCTGAGAGGATAGAGAGAATTGGGAAGACATATAGAAGGCTATACGAAACACTATCACAGAGAGCACATGATCCAGAAGCGGTTAAGCGAATCTTAGAGATTATGAGATCTATTAGGGGTAGTGCGATAGATGAGGAGGAGATCTCTAATGAGCTATCTACAGGTAATTTTAAGAGAATAGCTAAGAAGATCCTGGCTCTTATATTCGAGGGGAAGTCCCTCGCATCAAAAGAAATAATAGATCTTATGGAAATGGTTGAGAGAATTGGCTGAGAACCACATAGGTTTAAATTAGCTCCCATAAGATCCTCAGCTGCTGGGATCTTTAGCGTAATCTTAATAAGCGTTTTTAGCTATTCTTGGTGGGGGTCTATTATTGAAGAGATCGTTGATCGAAAAGCTAGGGAATCGTTTCTAAGCCTTGTAAGGAGAGAAGGTATTGATGAGATTAGAGAGATAGATCCTCAGGATCCATCATGGCCATACCCCCCTATTATTAAGTTTGATGGGGTATCAATCGATCCGGATCTCCCACAAAATCTATATATAACAGATACAACCTTTAGAGATGGTCAGCAGTCGTTCAGAGCTCTACATGTTGATGAAGCTATAAAGATCTTCAGGGCTCTTGCTAATCTAGATAATGGGAGTGGTAGGATAATTAGGAGTGAGTTCTTCCTATACACAGCGAGGGATCGAGAGATCGTCAGAGCTATCAAGGGGCTTGGATATGGATATCCAAAGGTTATTGGGTGGGGTAGGGCCTCTATAGAGGATGTTAAAAGGGTTATAGATGCTGGGCTTGATGAGATGGTGATGTTGATGTCGATATCGGATATACATATTAGATATAAGCTCGGCCTGACAAGGGATAGAGCTGTTGCGAAGTATCTAGGGGCTGCTGAATATGCTATGAAGAGCGGTATAAGCCTTAGATGTAGCTTGGAGGATATCACCAGATCAGATATACCTGGTCTTGTGGTTCCATTTGTGAGGAGGCTTCTAAGGCTTAGCGAGAGATATGGTATAGATCTTGTGGTGAAGCTTCCAGACACAACAGGTGTGGGTGTACCATATCCACATGCCTCGTTACCATATTCCGTGCCTAAGATCGTGTGGGTTCTTAGAAGGGTAGTCGGGCTTAGATCCGAGCAGATCGAGTTCCACGGGCATGGAGACTACTACTTAGGTGTTGCAAATGCCCTAGCAGCTTGGATCTATGGTGCTTCAATAAACAACGGCACCCTCTTAGGGATTGGTGAGAGGGCTGGCAACGTGCCTATAGAGGCCTTGGTGCTGCTATATGCTAGGCTTAAGGGTGACTTCGGGGGTATGGATCCAAGGGTTATAGGATCTATAGCGGAGATCTTTAGAGAGATTGGCCACCAGATCCCGAGATACCAGCCAATAGTAGGTGATAACGCATTCTCAACAATGGCTGGGATACATATAGATGCACAGATAAAGAACCCAGCAACATACCTCTCAATGGATCCCAAGATAGTTGGGAGGGAGCCAAAGATCTTGATAGGCCCATACTCAGGAACATCGGGTATAGCCTATTGGATAAAGGCTAGGCTAGGGATGGAGGTAAGCAAGGACAGCGATCTCGTGAAGAGGACATATATGAAGATAATAGACCTATATAATAATGGAGCGAGAGACCCCCTAAGTGATAAGGAGATAGAAGAGATCGTGATACAAGAGATCAAAGCTAATAGGGCAGATTAGATTTTCAACATAGGTAACAAGGGATCTATGATCTAGATATTTTCCTAAACAAACTCAAGATCTCAGTGCATAGATAACAGCGAATATGGTTAGCAATATAATCTCATATGCCTCTAGAGATGCTGCTGAAGGCCACTTAAGCATATAACCAGCCAATGCTAGTATGAACAGCGTTAAAACAGATATCGAAAGGATCTTATCATCCCTCAATCTAGATATCCCATAGAATAGAGCTGCTAGGAAGGCTTGTATGAAGAACCATGTTGAGACAAATACATGTGGCCTCGTACCAGCTGGGTAGATCGCTATTAAGGCTAGGAAAACACCTGCTATCGATAGATATGAACCAGCTACCACTCCCACCCTAGATCTGGATGTGTATATCATGTGGATCGAAAGCGCCTCTAGAAATATTGAGGAAATTATGAGGCCTAGATTATAGATCCAAGCATTGCTAGCCCTGGGGCCACCTAGATCGCTAAAAGCATCTCTATAGAAGTCGAACCATCTATTAATACTTATAGATATTAATGTGAAAACCCAGAATGTTATTGAGGCAAGCACACCTGAATACCTTACCCATCTCCACCTAATATCAAAATACAAATATTAGAACCCCGGTATTCCCTATCTAATCTGATTTAAATCTTATTGGAAATCTTCTGTCATATTAACACCTTTACCCTTATTGTTATAGATCTAGATCTGATCCACTATGCAATAATCACTTTAGAAAAATAGTTTATCATACTAGTTATTTTGGTTTCTATTAGCCGGGCATGGCTAATGAGATATCATCGTGGTTTGAAATATTATTTAGTGCTGAGAGAAAGCGGTTTTAGCTGTAAACGTCTCTACATTTTCGACATAGAGAGATAGATTAAGGGTTTCGAATTCTATATACTTTGGTGTTTTGTGCTGCTAGCCAACGTAATTGCGGGCTTGACATGGTATGTGTTAGCTGTGATTATAGGTGTGGATATGTTAGTTATATCATTGGGATCCTCGGTATTGTCGGGTGATGTTAGTTGTTATTGATCGATCTCGCTTTCTTCTATATATTGATCAGTCTTAGCCAGCTCTGCTCCTTTCTACAGTCTCAGTTTATCGATTTTGGAGATGGCACAGGGTGTTTGGTAGAGTCACCTGTTGCTGAGAGCGCTACCTGCTATTTATCAACAAATTTCATAGCTAGCTATGTGTTGAGGGAGCTATGCGGGTTAGGGTCTATAGCTGATAAGGTAGATGCGCTATTATCGCGATACTCTCAATATTCGTTCTATGACTACTATCAGATCTTGTTATCTAGAGATATTCCATACCCATTTAGATTGATAAGCACAGTGGATGTAGCATCTAGGACTGTTGGAGATAAAAATATCAGCATAAAAACGGTAGTGGTTAGAGATGAGATATTCAGGGACTACTATGAATATGCTAACATGCTATTTTATGATAGTATAAGGAACCAGTTGAAAGGGGCATACAAGGATGTAGGTGATAGCTATTGGAGAGCTAGGAGAATGTTTGATGGAATAGGATTCGCTGATCGTGCATATGCCTCGCTAGGATATTATGAGACCTATAAGCTAGCTCTAGGGCTATATACTGCTAGGATGCTAGCTATAGATAGTGATATAGAGCTATTTAGAGATCTGCTAAACTCGATAGAACCATTCGCAATACTATACAACTCCAGCCTACGAGGTATTGGTGATTTAAATGTTGAGACAGCAAGCCTAACAGCTATAGCGCTTTACTCCGATCTCCCACTAAGAATACAGCAATCTAAGCCTACAACTCA
This is a stretch of genomic DNA from Sulfolobales archaeon. It encodes these proteins:
- a CDS encoding DUF998 domain-containing protein, producing MYFDIRWRWVRYSGVLASITFWVFTLISISINRWFDFYRDAFSDLGGPRASNAWIYNLGLIISSIFLEALSIHMIYTSRSRVGVVAGSYLSIAGVFLALIAIYPAGTRPHVFVSTWFFIQAFLAALFYGISRLRDDKILSISVLTLFILALAGYMLKWPSAASLEAYEIILLTIFAVIYALRS